The following are encoded together in the bacterium genome:
- a CDS encoding pilus assembly protein PilP gives MRPAPVRILSLSVGILAAVSLIAGGYGCSKEPPAPQQVVKRQAPKPEAKAPAVPAAEAQAKKPGPAPLYDPRGKRDPFVSFIRAEERRMAGIDAAMLPPLQRYELGELKYVGVIWTKKGALGLVEDGEGKGYSVTVGTRIGRSGGVVRRITGKEILVREEFVGNRGEKIVRESGIQLTTAGGK, from the coding sequence ATGAGGCCCGCTCCCGTGCGAATCCTCTCCCTGTCCGTTGGGATCCTCGCCGCGGTTTCCCTCATCGCCGGCGGGTACGGCTGCTCCAAGGAACCGCCGGCGCCGCAGCAGGTGGTGAAGAGGCAGGCGCCGAAGCCGGAGGCGAAGGCCCCGGCCGTCCCGGCGGCGGAGGCGCAGGCGAAGAAGCCCGGGCCGGCTCCGCTCTACGACCCCCGCGGCAAACGGGATCCGTTCGTGTCGTTCATCCGGGCCGAGGAGCGCAGGATGGCGGGGATCGACGCCGCGATGCTTCCGCCCCTGCAGCGGTACGAACTGGGCGAACTGAAGTACGTCGGCGTCATCTGGACGAAGAAGGGCGCGCTGGGACTTGTGGAGGACGGCGAGGGGAAAGGGTACTCCGTGACGGTGGGAACGCGGATCGGCCGCTCCGGCGGCGTCGTCCGCCGGATCACCGGAAAGGAGATTCTCGTGAGGGAAGAGTTCGTGGGCAACCGGGGGGAAAAGATCGTGAGGGAAAGCGGAATCCAGCTCACCACGGCAGGAGGAAAATAA
- a CDS encoding type 4a pilus biogenesis protein PilO: MALNLGDLSKVPPRQKILLAVLFCALVVSGYYYLYYREASQRIGAMETQLAGLQAKIREQQAIAGNLRSFQEEVQRLEAQLSLLLEQLPNSAEIPTLLKSVSDLGKESGLDFLRFAPSGEIRKDFYAEIPVSISVNGDYHSFALFSDKVAHYPRIVNLSNITFSSPKPAGDNLVLVTVNCTATTYRFLEQQDAAPGAGNQGKKK, encoded by the coding sequence ATGGCGCTAAATCTCGGCGATCTTTCGAAGGTGCCGCCCCGGCAAAAGATCCTGCTTGCCGTCCTGTTCTGCGCCCTCGTCGTCTCGGGGTACTACTACCTCTATTATCGGGAGGCGTCGCAGCGGATCGGCGCGATGGAAACGCAGCTGGCGGGCCTCCAGGCCAAGATCCGGGAGCAGCAGGCGATCGCCGGGAACCTGCGTTCCTTCCAGGAGGAGGTCCAGCGGCTCGAGGCCCAGCTTTCCCTCCTGCTCGAGCAGCTTCCGAACTCGGCGGAGATCCCCACCCTGCTGAAGAGCGTTTCCGACCTCGGGAAGGAATCGGGGCTCGACTTCCTACGCTTCGCCCCGTCCGGCGAGATCAGGAAGGATTTCTACGCCGAGATCCCGGTGTCGATCTCCGTCAACGGCGACTATCACAGCTTCGCCCTCTTCTCCGACAAGGTGGCGCACTACCCCCGGATCGTGAACCTGTCCAACATCACCTTTTCCTCCCCGAAACCGGCCGGCGACAACCTCGTCCTGGTGACCGTAAACTGCACGGCCACGACGTACCGCTTCCTCGAACAGCAGGACGCGGCTCCCGGCGCAGGGAACCAGGGGAAGAAAAAATGA
- a CDS encoding PilN domain-containing protein, producing the protein MIRINLVRGKRKKRRELGAGSAWIVVPLVVLAGTIYFHTTVTGKISRLNEGIAKANADIARLKQEIGEVEKFKARKAELQKKVDIISNLQKGRAGPVRYFEALSSAMPEKCWIDTLSVKDEKVALSGVALNNYTIANFMTALGQTGRFRDVVLGAAEQATVAGVKLVKFNLTFHTVD; encoded by the coding sequence ATGATCCGGATCAATCTCGTCCGGGGAAAACGGAAGAAGCGCAGGGAACTGGGCGCCGGGTCCGCCTGGATCGTGGTGCCGCTGGTGGTTCTGGCCGGGACGATCTACTTCCACACCACGGTCACGGGAAAGATCTCAAGGCTCAATGAGGGCATCGCGAAGGCCAACGCGGACATCGCGCGCCTGAAACAGGAGATCGGCGAGGTCGAGAAGTTCAAGGCCCGGAAGGCGGAGCTCCAGAAAAAGGTGGACATCATCTCCAACCTCCAGAAGGGGCGTGCCGGCCCCGTCCGCTATTTCGAAGCGCTGTCGTCCGCGATGCCGGAGAAGTGCTGGATCGACACGCTGAGCGTCAAGGACGAGAAGGTCGCCCTGTCCGGCGTCGCCTTGAACAACTACACGATCGCGAACTTCATGACCGCCCTGGGGCAGACCGGCCGCTTCCGGGACGTCGTGCTGGGGGCCGCCGAGCAGGCGACGGTCGCGGGCGTGAAACTCGTGAAGTTCAACTTGACGTTCCACACGGTCGATTGA
- a CDS encoding pilus assembly protein PilM gives MGLFGSKELIGLDIGSSSVKMAHVEAVGAENRLRKFGVFPLPADAIVDGAIMDHGAVVEGIKTALRELKIHEKEVAISLSGHSVIIKKVQLPTTTAEELEESIQWEVEQYIPFDIKDVKIDFQVIGPQKDDPSKMDVLLVAAKTDLITDYLSVVRDAGLVPRIVDIDSLAAGNAFELTHPGSDDQVPMVVNVGASFMNINILHAGVPLFTRDVPMGGGMYTTEIQKQVAVSFETAEEYKTGVKDPGERSGKVTEIMKVVSSLLAAEVQRSYNFFSATYPDRLVTKVYLTGGASRSAFLKEMLAEKIGVDVEIFDPLQGLTVDEKAVVPSVVAQLNASATVSIGLALRNLEARG, from the coding sequence ATGGGGCTGTTCGGCAGCAAAGAGCTCATTGGGCTGGACATCGGGTCGAGTTCCGTCAAGATGGCCCACGTCGAGGCGGTGGGCGCCGAGAACCGCCTGAGGAAGTTCGGGGTCTTCCCCCTTCCCGCCGACGCGATCGTCGACGGGGCGATCATGGACCACGGCGCCGTCGTCGAGGGGATCAAGACCGCCCTGCGGGAGTTGAAGATCCACGAGAAGGAGGTCGCCATCTCCCTCTCCGGCCACTCCGTGATCATCAAGAAGGTGCAGCTGCCCACGACGACCGCCGAGGAGCTCGAGGAGTCGATCCAGTGGGAGGTCGAGCAGTACATCCCCTTCGACATCAAGGACGTCAAGATCGACTTCCAGGTGATCGGTCCCCAGAAGGACGACCCCTCCAAGATGGACGTTCTCCTGGTGGCGGCGAAAACGGACCTGATCACCGATTACCTGTCCGTCGTGAGGGATGCGGGCCTCGTCCCCCGGATCGTCGACATCGACTCGCTGGCCGCCGGGAACGCCTTCGAGCTCACGCATCCGGGGTCCGACGACCAGGTGCCGATGGTCGTCAACGTCGGCGCGTCGTTCATGAACATCAACATCCTGCACGCGGGCGTCCCCCTCTTCACGCGGGACGTCCCGATGGGCGGAGGGATGTACACCACCGAAATCCAGAAACAGGTCGCCGTCAGCTTCGAGACGGCGGAGGAGTACAAGACCGGGGTGAAGGACCCCGGGGAGCGCTCCGGGAAGGTCACCGAGATCATGAAGGTCGTGTCCAGCCTTCTCGCCGCCGAGGTCCAGCGGTCCTACAACTTCTTCTCCGCGACGTACCCGGATCGCCTGGTGACGAAAGTGTACCTGACCGGCGGGGCGTCCAGGTCCGCCTTCCTGAAGGAGATGCTGGCGGAAAAGATCGGGGTCGACGTCGAGATCTTCGATCCGCTCCAGGGGTTGACGGTTGACGAGAAAGCCGTCGTCCCGTCCGTGGTTGCCCAACTCAACGCATCCGCAACGGTGTCGATCGGTCTCGCGCTGCGGAACCTGGAGGCTCGCGGATGA
- a CDS encoding XRE family transcriptional regulator, with amino-acid sequence MDKVERNNVRKIREGLLLSKAELARRANISVLTIDRVEKGMACRMDTKRKIILSLGLKLSDRDKVFNKG; translated from the coding sequence ATCGATAAAGTTGAGAGGAACAACGTCCGAAAGATAAGGGAAGGGCTCCTGTTAAGCAAGGCGGAGCTGGCGCGGCGCGCGAACATCTCCGTCCTCACGATCGACCGGGTGGAAAAGGGGATGGCGTGCCGCATGGACACGAAGCGCAAGATCATCCTGTCGCTGGGCCTGAAGTTGTCCGACCGGGACAAGGTGTTCAACAAGGGATAG
- a CDS encoding sigma-54 dependent transcriptional regulator codes for MADRILIVDDEASLRDALTRILTAEGYEVRQAGDGKEALGLLGDSRFDFLLCDLRMPVMGGLDLLREITARGIPGTVIMMSAFGTVETAVEAMKLGAYDYVSKPFMSDEVLLTLRKAAERERLRNENAFLRSEIEKTARPEEILFASRPMEEVVRTAGKVKDYDATVLVTGESGTGKELVARLLHFGGRRKGKPFVAVNCGAIPETLLESELFGYRRGAFTEARSDRAGLIEEAAGGTLFLDEIGELPLPLQTKLLRFLQEGEIRRLGDTETRKVNVRLVAATARALEGEVSGGRFREDLFYRLNVIRIHVPPLRERRDDIPLLAKHFLSHYRRKYGKREMLLSPDALVAMAAHEWRGNVRELRNLMERCALLADGADVTRAGLLAVWKGSGSPGGGEAGPVFELRVPVSPERPDLKAAVRELERQLIRIALERTGGSRPKAAELLGISHPTLLYKAKCFNL; via the coding sequence ATGGCTGACCGGATCCTGATCGTCGACGACGAGGCGTCCCTGCGGGACGCGCTGACGAGAATCCTGACCGCGGAAGGATACGAGGTCCGGCAGGCCGGGGACGGGAAGGAGGCGCTCGGCCTCCTCGGCGATTCGCGGTTCGACTTCCTCCTGTGCGACCTGCGGATGCCCGTGATGGGCGGCCTCGACCTCCTCCGGGAGATCACCGCGCGCGGAATCCCCGGTACCGTCATCATGATGTCGGCGTTCGGCACCGTGGAAACCGCCGTCGAGGCGATGAAGCTGGGCGCCTACGACTATGTTTCGAAGCCGTTCATGAGCGACGAGGTCCTCCTCACCCTGCGGAAGGCGGCGGAGCGGGAGCGGCTGCGGAACGAGAACGCCTTCCTGCGGAGCGAGATCGAGAAGACGGCCCGTCCGGAAGAGATCCTCTTCGCCTCCCGCCCGATGGAAGAGGTGGTCCGGACCGCTGGGAAGGTGAAGGATTACGACGCCACGGTGCTGGTCACCGGGGAGAGCGGCACCGGAAAGGAGCTGGTGGCGCGCCTCCTCCACTTCGGGGGGCGCAGGAAGGGAAAGCCGTTCGTAGCCGTCAACTGCGGCGCGATCCCGGAAACGCTCCTCGAGAGCGAGCTCTTCGGGTACCGCCGGGGAGCCTTCACCGAGGCGAGATCCGACCGGGCCGGACTGATCGAGGAGGCCGCCGGCGGCACCCTGTTCCTCGACGAGATCGGGGAGCTTCCCCTGCCGCTGCAGACGAAGCTGCTGCGGTTTCTCCAGGAAGGGGAGATCCGCCGCCTCGGCGACACGGAGACGCGGAAGGTCAACGTGCGCCTGGTGGCCGCCACGGCGCGGGCCCTCGAGGGGGAGGTGTCCGGGGGGCGGTTCCGCGAGGACCTCTTCTATCGCCTCAACGTGATCCGGATCCATGTCCCCCCCCTGAGGGAGCGGCGCGACGATATCCCGCTCCTCGCGAAGCACTTCCTGTCCCACTATCGCCGGAAGTACGGGAAGCGGGAGATGCTCCTGTCGCCGGACGCCCTCGTGGCGATGGCCGCACACGAGTGGCGGGGGAACGTCAGGGAGCTTCGCAACCTGATGGAGCGATGCGCCCTTCTGGCGGACGGGGCCGATGTCACCCGCGCCGGGTTGCTCGCGGTGTGGAAGGGAAGCGGGTCCCCCGGCGGGGGGGAGGCCGGGCCGGTCTTCGAACTGCGGGTCCCCGTATCCCCCGAGCGGCCGGATCTCAAGGCGGCGGTGAGGGAGCTCGAGCGCCAGTTGATCCGGATCGCCCTGGAGCGGACCGGGGGGAGCCGGCCCAAGGCGGCCGAACTGCTCGGGATCAGCCATCCGACGCTTCTTTACAAAGCCAAGTGCTTCAATTTATGA
- a CDS encoding HAMP domain-containing histidine kinase: MGPLRRPLSIRASVVLQLALVATASLALLAVFALKVIEVTLQRRHVEAGLSVAGVVRRAVEREIAENPGFPNVSPGMFSGFLSPYIHEVVLLPEPPPDGRPKVVPVGEKAFPLLPVYPTVDVILPFGPLSPPAAPVAASVPRGIRVRFHSPGIAAEARTFVNVTLLLAAIDIAVIVLFGGVFLDRTVVSPVRKLASAAEKVAAGDYSLRVDGVGGSEVRQLAASFNRMVEGILEAQERLRRSGKETFRSEKLATVGRLAAGVAHEVGNPLMAIRGYAEHLLRHRPGAAETKECLDKVVEETKKIESIVRGLLSVASPGDGRDGATDVNAVVRETVEMLSYRNLFRDVEVRLELGETPRAAILEDRFRQVLLNLVINAVDAMKGRGRVTVRTWVMGGWSPGGRSPLRRRATDPPDVDGTKLRAAGAGTGGGVALAVTDTGGGIPSADLSLLFDPFFTTKEPGKGTGLGLSVSRTIVEGAGGEIRAESEEGMGATFVVVLPSARGAAGSGGETGSHG; encoded by the coding sequence ATGGGTCCGCTGAGGCGCCCGCTCTCGATCCGCGCAAGCGTCGTGCTGCAGCTCGCGCTGGTGGCCACCGCCTCCCTCGCCCTCCTCGCCGTCTTCGCGCTGAAGGTGATCGAGGTCACCCTGCAGCGCCGCCACGTGGAAGCCGGCCTCTCCGTCGCCGGGGTCGTCCGAAGGGCGGTGGAGCGGGAGATCGCGGAGAACCCCGGGTTCCCGAACGTCTCCCCCGGGATGTTCTCCGGCTTCCTCTCCCCCTACATCCACGAGGTCGTCCTGCTGCCGGAGCCGCCGCCCGACGGCCGCCCGAAGGTCGTCCCCGTGGGGGAGAAGGCGTTTCCGCTCCTCCCGGTCTATCCGACCGTGGACGTGATCCTCCCGTTCGGTCCGCTCTCCCCTCCCGCGGCGCCCGTCGCCGCGTCCGTCCCCCGCGGCATCCGGGTCCGCTTCCATTCCCCCGGGATCGCCGCCGAGGCGCGGACCTTCGTGAACGTCACTCTCCTCCTGGCCGCGATCGACATCGCCGTCATCGTCCTTTTCGGGGGGGTCTTTCTGGACCGCACGGTGGTCTCCCCCGTCCGGAAACTCGCCTCCGCCGCCGAGAAGGTCGCGGCGGGGGACTACTCGCTGCGCGTCGATGGCGTCGGGGGGAGCGAGGTTCGGCAGCTCGCCGCCTCCTTCAACCGGATGGTCGAGGGGATCCTCGAGGCGCAGGAACGCCTGCGCCGCTCCGGGAAGGAGACGTTCCGGTCCGAGAAGCTCGCGACCGTGGGGCGGCTCGCCGCCGGGGTCGCCCACGAGGTGGGGAACCCGCTGATGGCGATCCGCGGGTACGCGGAGCATCTCCTGAGGCATCGCCCAGGCGCCGCGGAGACGAAGGAGTGCCTCGACAAGGTCGTAGAGGAGACGAAGAAGATCGAAAGCATCGTCCGGGGGCTCCTCTCCGTGGCGTCTCCCGGCGACGGGAGGGATGGGGCGACGGACGTGAACGCCGTGGTGAGGGAAACGGTCGAGATGCTCTCGTACCGGAACCTGTTCCGCGACGTGGAGGTTCGGCTGGAGCTCGGCGAGACCCCACGGGCGGCGATTCTGGAGGACCGGTTCCGCCAGGTGCTGCTCAACCTCGTCATCAACGCCGTGGACGCGATGAAGGGCCGCGGAAGGGTGACCGTGCGGACGTGGGTGATGGGGGGGTGGAGCCCCGGGGGCCGATCCCCCCTGCGCCGCCGCGCAACGGACCCGCCGGATGTGGACGGAACAAAGCTGCGCGCCGCCGGAGCCGGAACGGGAGGAGGCGTCGCGCTCGCCGTGACCGACACCGGGGGCGGGATCCCGTCCGCCGATCTCTCGCTCCTCTTCGACCCGTTCTTCACGACCAAGGAGCCGGGCAAGGGGACCGGGCTCGGCCTCTCCGTTTCACGGACGATCGTGGAGGGGGCGGGAGGGGAGATCCGCGCGGAGAGCGAGGAGGGAATGGGGGCGACCTTCGTCGTGGTGCTGCCGTCCGCCCGCGGTGCGGCGGGGAGCGGGGGAGAAACGGGGAGCCATGGCTGA
- a CDS encoding nucleotidyl transferase AbiEii/AbiGii toxin family protein, which produces MIYLDVFRGLQEKGVRYLVVGGLAMNLHGIPRMTADIDLYVDLEKENADRFLAAMKALGFVPGVPVPAESFADPEARDTWRREKNMPVMGFVNPSRPAIGLDVFVFEPVPFGSAYERRKRVSVEGGALEIPVASREDLIAMKEGTGRLQDASDVKILRRGPGEGA; this is translated from the coding sequence ATGATCTACCTCGACGTCTTCCGCGGATTGCAGGAAAAAGGCGTCCGCTACCTCGTCGTGGGCGGACTGGCGATGAACCTCCACGGGATCCCCCGGATGACGGCGGATATCGATCTGTACGTCGACCTGGAAAAGGAGAACGCGGACCGGTTCCTCGCCGCGATGAAAGCCCTCGGCTTCGTTCCCGGCGTCCCCGTTCCCGCGGAATCCTTTGCCGATCCGGAGGCCCGGGACACCTGGCGGCGTGAGAAGAACATGCCGGTCATGGGGTTCGTGAATCCCTCCCGGCCCGCCATCGGACTGGACGTGTTCGTCTTCGAACCGGTTCCTTTCGGATCGGCGTACGAGCGGAGAAAACGGGTGAGCGTCGAAGGGGGGGCGCTGGAGATCCCGGTGGCGTCCAGGGAGGACCTCATCGCGATGAAGGAAGGCACGGGGCGGCTCCAGGATGCATCGGACGTGAAGATCCTGCGCCGCGGGCCGGGGGAGGGCGCTTGA
- a CDS encoding prepilin peptidase: MTAGPAGIVILSVSAAFLVGACIGSFLNVVIYRLPRGESVVSPRSRCPGCGREIRASENIPIASFLLLRGRCAGCGGAITWRYPAVELLTAAGFAAIFLLDGPGFQLLRDLLFFSLLVPIAFIDIDHRIIPDELSLGGLSAGILLSLLPGGDWKGSVAGALLGGGILYATALLYEKIRGVEGMGGGDIKLLAMIGAFVGWRGTVATLFFGAFLGAAGGLLAMRKGGEGLKTAIPFGPYLCVAALGARFLGREFWGWVLL; the protein is encoded by the coding sequence ATGACCGCGGGGCCCGCCGGTATCGTCATCCTCTCCGTTTCGGCAGCGTTCCTCGTCGGCGCGTGCATCGGGTCTTTCCTGAACGTGGTGATTTACCGTCTGCCGCGCGGGGAGTCGGTCGTCTCCCCCCGATCCCGCTGCCCCGGGTGCGGCCGGGAGATCCGGGCGTCGGAAAATATCCCCATCGCGAGTTTTCTCCTTCTGCGGGGGAGATGCGCCGGGTGCGGGGGGGCGATCACCTGGCGGTACCCGGCGGTGGAGCTGCTCACCGCGGCCGGTTTCGCGGCGATCTTTCTTCTGGACGGACCCGGGTTCCAGCTCCTGCGCGACCTCCTTTTCTTCTCCCTCCTCGTGCCGATCGCCTTCATCGACATCGATCACCGGATCATCCCCGACGAGCTCTCCCTCGGCGGGCTTTCCGCGGGAATCCTCCTCTCCCTTCTTCCCGGCGGAGACTGGAAGGGGAGCGTCGCGGGAGCGCTCCTGGGAGGCGGGATCCTCTACGCCACCGCGCTCCTGTACGAGAAGATCCGCGGGGTCGAGGGGATGGGGGGCGGGGATATCAAGCTGCTGGCGATGATCGGGGCGTTCGTGGGGTGGCGCGGAACGGTCGCGACGCTCTTCTTCGGCGCGTTCCTCGGTGCGGCGGGAGGGTTGCTGGCGATGCGGAAGGGAGGGGAGGGTCTGAAGACGGCGATCCCGTTCGGGCCCTACCTGTGCGTCGCGGCCCTCGGGGCGCGGTTTCTCGGGAGGGAATTCTGGGGGTGGGTCCTCCTCTGA